A genomic stretch from Pseudobacteriovorax antillogorgiicola includes:
- a CDS encoding helix-turn-helix domain-containing protein translates to MDAARDLFDQFVDQGLSLLNRWVAEGVREDLHLDFKRKAHPREVRLSDEDRKNYSKALSGFANSDSGIIIWGIGAPGSGNSERTKHPIHYVRGFAEYLDSYISRLVSPSVEGAENLVIFEDERRDLGYVVSYIPKSSRAPHRAESEGLKHYYMRYGESFKIAEHFELEFIFGKRNIPEIGVFWGVEVEHVEADTSNGNHYDCLLRIGVTNQGKAIAKYVCLRMRYDSISFYQVDQDLKSDLIHYSRPHKASRENFYSITARALQGMVIYPGDYTNFFSFRFSCTDKDLMNQNMPIFESYYDLFGEDYQGKTKEAFVVQGKKITEKLRKRIDQI, encoded by the coding sequence ATGGATGCTGCGCGGGACCTTTTTGACCAGTTTGTTGATCAAGGCCTTTCACTTCTCAATCGTTGGGTTGCGGAAGGTGTTCGGGAAGACCTTCATCTCGATTTCAAAAGGAAGGCTCATCCTAGAGAGGTTAGGTTGTCAGATGAAGATCGAAAAAACTATTCGAAAGCGCTGTCGGGCTTTGCCAACAGTGATAGCGGTATTATCATCTGGGGAATCGGTGCCCCTGGCAGTGGTAATAGTGAGCGTACCAAACATCCCATTCACTATGTCCGTGGTTTCGCAGAGTACCTAGACAGCTACATTTCTCGGCTTGTTTCTCCATCCGTGGAAGGAGCAGAAAACTTAGTCATCTTCGAGGATGAACGGCGAGACTTGGGGTATGTCGTCTCCTATATTCCTAAGTCTTCAAGGGCTCCTCACCGTGCGGAATCCGAGGGTTTGAAGCATTATTACATGCGCTATGGAGAGTCGTTTAAGATTGCTGAACACTTCGAATTAGAGTTTATCTTCGGGAAGCGGAATATTCCTGAAATAGGTGTCTTTTGGGGGGTTGAGGTCGAGCACGTTGAGGCAGACACCAGCAATGGTAATCACTACGACTGTCTTTTGCGGATCGGTGTGACAAATCAAGGGAAGGCTATCGCCAAGTATGTTTGCCTTAGGATGCGCTACGATTCCATTAGCTTTTACCAGGTCGATCAAGATCTAAAAAGCGATTTGATCCACTATTCTAGGCCCCACAAAGCTTCTCGGGAGAACTTTTATTCGATCACAGCTAGGGCTCTCCAGGGAATGGTCATCTATCCTGGGGACTATACCAACTTTTTTAGCTTTCGCTTCTCATGTACAGACAAAGACCTCATGAATCAAAATATGCCGATTTTTGAAAGCTACTACGACCTTTTCGGAGAAGATTATCAGGGTAAAACTAAGGAAGCGTTTGTCGTCCAGGGAAAAAAGATCACAGAAAAGCTTCGGAAAAGAATTGATCAGATATAG
- a CDS encoding sigma-54 interaction domain-containing protein, with protein MNPELESTSMLARTFDDFSGRENQIEVLKLATHVLERNDGFKAAIRDVLTILEKRCNLIGGRINFIDGVVDIGKEIRLKGESPIDPAIEDTVSVATKSVLSTWRQKMVPVTVSKVKQQGLFKVDREAQLYALCLPIKLGELKMGTLSFVKVCYGPFDPKAEMNFLSVLALMFAQCAMINRFYPDQQLEPEKANEQAMPRDFERSPIIGNSKSMGRVFGLLEQVAATDTSVLILGESGVGKELIADALHKNSPRREKPFIKVNCAALPETLLESELFGHEKGAFTGAQAQKKGRFELANGGTIFLDEIGDISLTTQIKLLRVLQEREFERLGGESTIKCDVRVITATNQNLEVMIDKGDFRQDLYYRLNVFPISIPPLRERKTDIIPITDYFVEKYRKVHNKTIRRISTPAIDMLSSYHWPGNVRELENCIERAVLLSNEGVIRGHHLPPSLQTAENTSKNAGSNLQSTLDSMEKELILDALKETKGNMAKAARELGLTERVMGLRAKKYKIDPRKFKKQNS; from the coding sequence ATGAACCCTGAATTAGAGTCGACCTCGATGCTAGCCCGTACGTTCGATGATTTTTCTGGTCGAGAAAACCAGATCGAGGTCTTAAAGCTAGCAACTCACGTCTTGGAACGAAACGATGGCTTCAAAGCAGCTATTCGTGACGTTCTCACCATCTTGGAAAAGCGCTGCAACCTTATTGGCGGCCGTATCAATTTCATCGACGGTGTCGTTGATATTGGTAAGGAGATTCGATTAAAGGGGGAAAGCCCTATCGATCCTGCCATCGAGGACACAGTGAGCGTGGCAACCAAATCAGTTCTTAGTACCTGGCGTCAGAAAATGGTTCCCGTAACCGTCAGCAAGGTTAAACAGCAAGGCTTGTTCAAAGTTGATCGCGAGGCTCAACTCTACGCCTTATGTCTACCTATCAAGCTTGGCGAGCTTAAAATGGGAACCCTAAGTTTTGTCAAAGTCTGCTATGGACCATTCGATCCTAAGGCCGAGATGAACTTTTTGTCGGTTCTGGCGCTAATGTTTGCTCAGTGCGCTATGATCAATCGCTTCTACCCGGATCAGCAATTGGAACCTGAAAAGGCCAATGAACAAGCAATGCCTCGGGATTTTGAGCGGTCGCCAATCATAGGCAACTCAAAGTCTATGGGGCGCGTCTTTGGCCTTCTAGAGCAGGTTGCTGCGACAGACACGTCCGTTTTAATTTTAGGGGAAAGCGGAGTGGGCAAGGAGTTGATCGCTGATGCCTTGCACAAGAACAGCCCGAGGCGAGAGAAGCCCTTTATCAAAGTAAACTGTGCAGCGTTACCGGAAACCCTTCTTGAAAGTGAGTTGTTCGGTCATGAAAAAGGTGCATTTACTGGAGCGCAGGCTCAAAAGAAAGGCCGCTTTGAACTTGCCAACGGTGGTACGATTTTCCTTGATGAGATAGGCGATATCTCTCTTACAACGCAAATCAAGTTGCTTAGGGTTCTTCAAGAAAGGGAGTTCGAAAGGCTTGGGGGAGAAAGCACGATCAAGTGTGATGTACGAGTGATAACAGCAACCAATCAAAATTTGGAAGTGATGATCGACAAAGGTGATTTTCGTCAAGATCTTTACTACCGCCTGAATGTTTTCCCCATTAGCATTCCACCATTGCGGGAGCGCAAGACAGACATTATTCCCATCACCGATTACTTTGTTGAAAAGTATCGTAAGGTCCACAACAAAACGATTCGCAGGATTTCAACTCCAGCAATCGACATGCTTAGCAGCTATCACTGGCCTGGTAATGTGCGGGAACTAGAAAACTGTATTGAGCGAGCCGTCTTACTTAGCAATGAAGGAGTGATTCGTGGTCACCATCTGCCCCCAAGCTTGCAGACGGCTGAGAACACCTCTAAGAACGCAGGCAGCAACCTGCAGTCAACTTTAGATTCCATGGAAAAAGAACTTATTTTGGATGCCCTAAAAGAAACAAAAGGAAATATGGCGAAAGCAGCTAGAGAACTGGGGCTGACAGAACGAGTTATGGGCTTGCGTGCTAAGAAATACAAAATCGACCCTAGGAAGTTCAAGAAGCAAAATTCCTAG
- a CDS encoding AAA family ATPase, whose translation MSQNMSFQSSNSYIASDELIEIVNVAVDLERPLLIRGEPGTGKTLLARAVAESLQMPLLTWHVKSTSKAQDGLYVYDTVQRLNDSRFGSGDVSNIKDYIKLGPLGQAFQGDQRTIVLIDEIDKADIEFPNDLLHELDAMSFHIPETGETIAAQKRPVIIITSNAEKELPDAFLRRCVFHYISFPDQAQMEKIVKVHHPDIEQKLIDQCLVKFYWLREQDQIRKKPSTSELVDWIGALARSGIPLKRLEKDIPFMGILLKKEQDLQALNNRGAPSGRSRFL comes from the coding sequence ATGTCCCAAAACATGTCATTTCAAAGTAGTAATTCATACATAGCTTCAGACGAGCTAATAGAAATTGTTAATGTCGCGGTTGATTTAGAGCGCCCCCTTCTTATTCGCGGTGAACCAGGTACTGGAAAAACCCTACTAGCTAGAGCAGTGGCAGAATCCCTGCAAATGCCGCTACTAACTTGGCATGTAAAGTCCACGTCAAAGGCCCAGGATGGGCTCTACGTTTACGACACCGTGCAACGTTTGAATGACTCACGCTTCGGCAGTGGAGACGTGAGTAATATAAAGGACTACATCAAGCTAGGTCCTCTAGGCCAAGCATTTCAAGGTGATCAACGAACCATCGTTCTCATTGACGAAATCGACAAGGCTGATATTGAGTTTCCTAATGACCTGCTTCACGAATTGGATGCAATGAGCTTTCACATCCCAGAAACAGGAGAAACGATCGCTGCACAGAAAAGGCCGGTCATCATTATCACATCCAATGCTGAAAAGGAGCTTCCCGACGCATTTTTGCGGCGTTGTGTGTTTCATTACATATCGTTTCCTGATCAGGCGCAAATGGAAAAGATAGTAAAAGTACACCATCCGGACATCGAACAAAAATTGATCGATCAATGCCTAGTCAAGTTCTACTGGCTCAGGGAGCAGGATCAAATTCGCAAAAAACCTTCGACATCAGAGTTAGTCGATTGGATCGGTGCCTTGGCGCGATCAGGAATTCCCTTGAAAAGGCTCGAAAAGGACATTCCTTTCATGGGTA